A window of the Procambarus clarkii isolate CNS0578487 chromosome 79, FALCON_Pclarkii_2.0, whole genome shotgun sequence genome harbors these coding sequences:
- the LOC123752259 gene encoding uncharacterized protein, with the protein MTAIIFLVMTAAVMPSWAQYFIRNDAAPAILGVTVARPFVTSTGNVFVSEGSPIQPHQPFPQLPPQQPVFVQPQLPSQPEVFIPQDQKVSPPLPPFTFRPTSSLCNHAAKPLVDEVEDGRAYHFSWCHDSGRLYTWEQATYYCSGLGNGFQAVSIESNRKQELISRFMIAHYISDIWTSGNKRNSRSWSWLSGTSSPYSNWSSTGRRGLPQPDNDEGNEDCLAVLNNHYNDGVTWHDSSCFHLRRVICEALRFYAQ; encoded by the exons ATGACTGCCATAATATTTCTGGTAATGACAGCGGCAGTGATGCCATCCTGGGCCCAGTACTTCATTAGGAACGACGCTGCTCCCGCTATCTTGGGAGTCACTGTTGCCAGGCCATTCGTTACCTCAACTGGAAACGTCTTCGTATCTGAAGGCAGCCCCATCCAACCACATCAACCcttcccacaactaccaccccaacAACCGGTGTTTGTTCAGCCACAACTACCAAGCCAGCCTGAGGTCTTCATTCCTCAGGATCAAAAAGTATCTCCACCACTACCTCCCTTTACCTTCCGCCCAACTTCATCTCTGTGCAACCATGCTGCTAAACCCCTG GTTGACGAGGTAGAAGATGGCAGAGCGTATCACTTCTCATGGTGTCACGACTCTGGTCGACTCTACACCTGGGAGCAAGCTACCTATTACTGCTCTGGCCTTGGCAACGGCTTCCAGGCCGTCAGTATTGAAAGTAACAGGAAGCAAGAGTTAATTTCCAGGTTCATGATTGCAC ACTACATCAGCGACATCTGGACGAGCGGCAACAAGCGTAACTCGAGGTCTTGGTCGTGGTTATCTGGCACTTCCTCTCCTTACTCTAATTGGTCTAGCACTGGCAG GCGAGGACTGCCTCAACCAGACAACGATGAAGGCAACGAGGACTGTCTGGCGGTGTTAAACAACCATTATAACGATGGAGTCACTTGGCACGattcctcctgtttccacctgagGCGCGTCATCTGTGAGGCTCTACGCTTCTACGCTCAATAG